One Methanococcus aeolicus Nankai-3 DNA segment encodes these proteins:
- a CDS encoding adenylosuccinate synthetase has product MTCTIVVGGQWGDEGKGKIISYICEKDKPSVVARGGVGPNAGHSVEVDGKKYGIRMVPTGFPNRSSKLAVGAGVLVDVDVLLKEVEMLKEFNIKDRVIIDYNCGVIEEKHKEMDKSNSHLSKEIGSTGTGCGPANVDRAMRTLRLAKEFDALKPFLGDVSDLVNEALENGENVLIEGTQGTLLSLYYGSYPYVTSNDTSASAFASDVGIGPTKVDEVIVVFKSYPTRVGEGPFPTEMDVEEAEKLGLVEYGTVTGRRRRIGYFDYDLAKKVCRLNGATAIALTCLDKYDEECHGLTNYDDITEKGLAFIKEIEEKVGVPVKIISTGPELHQTIDIR; this is encoded by the coding sequence ATGACATGCACCATAGTAGTCGGCGGTCAGTGGGGCGACGAAGGAAAAGGAAAAATAATTAGTTATATATGTGAAAAAGATAAGCCATCAGTAGTGGCAAGGGGCGGAGTAGGTCCCAATGCAGGGCATAGTGTAGAAGTTGATGGTAAAAAATACGGAATAAGAATGGTTCCAACAGGATTTCCAAACAGGAGCTCCAAACTTGCAGTAGGTGCAGGTGTATTAGTTGATGTTGATGTTTTATTAAAAGAAGTTGAAATGTTAAAGGAATTTAATATCAAAGATAGGGTAATCATTGATTACAATTGTGGAGTGATTGAGGAAAAACATAAAGAAATGGATAAATCAAACTCCCATTTATCAAAAGAAATAGGCTCCACAGGAACAGGATGCGGTCCTGCAAATGTAGATAGGGCAATGAGAACGCTGAGATTGGCAAAAGAATTTGATGCTTTAAAACCTTTTTTAGGGGATGTTTCAGACCTAGTAAATGAAGCCCTTGAAAATGGAGAAAATGTATTGATTGAGGGAACACAGGGAACATTATTATCCTTATATTATGGTAGTTATCCATATGTTACCTCAAATGACACCTCTGCATCAGCATTTGCTTCTGATGTGGGTATTGGACCTACAAAAGTTGATGAAGTAATAGTTGTATTCAAATCATACCCTACAAGAGTTGGAGAAGGTCCATTCCCTACTGAAATGGATGTAGAAGAGGCTGAAAAATTAGGACTTGTAGAATATGGAACTGTTACAGGTAGAAGAAGGAGAATAGGATATTTTGATTATGATTTAGCAAAAAAAGTATGTAGACTAAATGGAGCTACGGCAATTGCTTTAACATGCCTTGATAAATATGATGAAGAATGTCATGGACTTACTAACTATGACGACATCACGGAAAAAGGATTGGCATTTATAAAAGAAATTGAAGAAAAAGTTGGAGTTCCAGTTAAAATTATCTCAACAGGTCCAGAACTTCATCAAACTATTGATATAAGATAA
- the acs gene encoding acetate--CoA ligase alpha subunit yields the protein MPIYLSTNNEGKKVLDKIFNPKSIAVIGAPREEGKVGYAIMKNLMVFKEQNKERKIYPINPKYEEVFGLKCYKSVLDVENNIDLAVIAIPSKFVPMALEECGKKGIKGAIIITAGFSEVGNNKLEEELKEIAKKYNIRIIGPNCLGIINMHNKLNASFSKEYFKEGTVAFISQSGAILTAILDISPLINVGFSKIVSTGNKMDIQESDLMEYLANDDNTSVIVMYIEGLKDKKFIESAKKLSKTKPIIILKSGKSEKGKKAVSSHTGSLAGDNQIYDAVFKKSNVIEAETFEELVNMMHIFSTQPPMKSNNIGIITNAGGFGVLATDSCEKYNLNVVEFEENTKTTLKKYLPSTSSISNPLDLIGDATTERYKNAMAILKEDKNIDGLLIILTPQEMTKPLEVAEIIGQLNKEIDKPVVASFVGGKEVKGAKSYMRKMGVPSYISPENGVDALSSLYKYENIKNNEENYELYNNIKQELLNIKNNPERKNIIDNLFDNPNEYNAKEFLKINGISVPKKYLATTVEEAKQYASKLNNKVVLKISSPNILHKSDAGCVIINPKDIKTAFNEIMENGRKFLNANAPNGVIDGVLVEELLEGTEIIIGGKKDNIFGGVVMVGLGGIFVEVLKDVAFAISPISKNYGSSILKELKSYKILEGARGQLKRDIDYIINTMIRLDILMDIYPNIKEIDINPLFVKEEGKGGFAGDALIIVDK from the coding sequence ATGCCCATATATTTATCAACAAACAATGAGGGTAAAAAAGTGCTTGATAAAATTTTTAATCCAAAATCCATAGCAGTTATAGGAGCTCCCCGTGAAGAGGGAAAAGTTGGTTATGCCATAATGAAAAATTTAATGGTATTCAAGGAACAAAATAAAGAACGAAAAATATATCCTATAAATCCAAAATATGAAGAAGTATTTGGGCTAAAATGCTATAAATCTGTTTTAGATGTTGAAAATAATATTGATTTGGCTGTAATTGCAATTCCTTCTAAATTTGTGCCAATGGCATTGGAGGAGTGCGGGAAAAAAGGAATAAAAGGGGCAATAATTATTACAGCAGGTTTTTCAGAAGTGGGGAACAACAAATTAGAGGAGGAATTAAAAGAAATAGCAAAAAAATATAATATTAGAATAATAGGTCCAAATTGTTTGGGAATAATAAACATGCACAATAAATTAAATGCTTCATTCTCTAAGGAATATTTTAAAGAAGGAACCGTAGCATTTATATCTCAAAGTGGGGCAATTTTAACGGCAATATTGGATATATCCCCATTAATTAATGTTGGATTTTCCAAAATCGTAAGTACGGGAAATAAAATGGATATTCAAGAAAGCGATTTAATGGAGTATTTAGCAAATGATGATAATACCTCCGTTATTGTGATGTATATTGAGGGATTGAAGGATAAAAAATTCATAGAATCGGCAAAAAAACTTTCAAAAACCAAACCAATAATAATATTAAAAAGTGGAAAATCAGAAAAAGGGAAAAAAGCCGTATCCTCACATACTGGAAGTTTGGCAGGGGATAATCAAATATATGATGCAGTATTTAAGAAAAGCAATGTTATAGAGGCTGAAACCTTTGAGGAATTGGTGAATATGATGCATATATTTTCCACACAACCGCCTATGAAAAGCAACAATATAGGAATTATAACTAACGCGGGAGGATTTGGGGTATTGGCAACAGATAGCTGTGAAAAATACAATTTAAATGTGGTGGAATTTGAGGAAAACACAAAAACAACCTTAAAAAAATATTTACCCTCTACTTCGTCAATTTCAAATCCACTTGATTTAATTGGGGATGCCACCACAGAACGATATAAAAATGCCATGGCAATATTAAAGGAGGATAAAAATATTGATGGATTATTAATTATATTAACTCCGCAGGAAATGACTAAACCGCTGGAAGTTGCGGAAATTATAGGGCAATTGAATAAAGAAATAGATAAACCAGTTGTGGCATCATTTGTAGGTGGTAAGGAGGTAAAAGGGGCAAAAAGCTATATGCGGAAAATGGGGGTTCCGTCATATATATCTCCTGAAAATGGCGTAGATGCACTATCGAGTCTTTATAAATATGAAAATATAAAAAATAATGAAGAAAATTATGAGTTATATAACAACATAAAACAGGAGCTCCTAAATATAAAAAATAATCCAGAACGAAAAAATATTATTGATAATTTGTTTGATAATCCAAATGAATACAATGCAAAGGAATTTTTAAAAATAAATGGAATATCTGTTCCAAAAAAGTATTTGGCAACCACCGTTGAGGAGGCAAAACAATATGCCAGTAAATTAAACAATAAGGTTGTTCTTAAAATATCCTCTCCAAATATATTGCATAAATCCGATGCAGGTTGTGTAATAATCAATCCAAAAGATATTAAAACGGCATTCAATGAAATAATGGAAAATGGAAGAAAATTTTTAAATGCAAATGCACCAAATGGGGTTATTGATGGTGTTCTGGTAGAGGAGCTCCTTGAAGGAACTGAAATAATAATAGGTGGAAAAAAGGACAATATATTTGGCGGTGTTGTAATGGTGGGTTTAGGCGGTATATTTGTAGAGGTTTTAAAAGATGTGGCGTTTGCCATTAGTCCTATATCCAAAAATTATGGAAGTAGTATTTTAAAGGAATTAAAATCCTATAAAATTTTAGAGGGAGCTCGGGGGCAGTTGAAAAGAGATATTGATTATATTATAAATACAATGATTAGATTGGATATATTGATGGATATTTATCCAAATATAAAAGAAATAGATATAAATCCTTTATTTGTAAAAGAAGAAGGAAAAGGAGGCTTTGCAGGAGATGCCTTAATAATTGTGGATAAATAA